From a single Nothobranchius furzeri strain GRZ-AD chromosome 7, NfurGRZ-RIMD1, whole genome shotgun sequence genomic region:
- the tgfbr1b gene encoding TGF-beta receptor type-1b, whose protein sequence is MGVLPCLLLVLLFGTRIQENAALQCHCDRCSANSSCTTDGVCFVAVRRSGSQLITEGRQCVPEVELIPRDRPFICAPSSKLDTGVYPTCCNWDFCNKEPNIGPPTPPTKSTPPMGPVALAAVIACPVCVLCLLLVLAFYICHHRGLGAGGAGALHHRVPNEEDPSMDHPFITVGTTLKDLIYDMTTSGSGSGLPLLVQRTIARTIILQESIGKGRFGEVWRGKWRGEEVAVKIFSSREERSWFREAEIYQTVMLRHENILGFIAADNKDNGTWTQLWLVSDYHEHGSLFDYLNRYTVTVEGMIKLSLSTASGLAHLHMEIVGTQGKPAIAHRDLKSKNILVKKNGTCCIADLGLAVRHDSATDTIDIAPNHRVGTKRYMAPEVLDDSINMKHFESFKRADIYAMGLVFWEIASRCSVGGIHEDYQLPYYDLVQSDPSVEEMRKVVCEQKLRPNIPNRWQSCEALRVMAKIMRECWYANGAARLTALRIKKTLSQLSQQEGIKL, encoded by the exons CCCTTCAGTGTCACTGTGATCGCTGCAGCGCCAACTCCAGCTGCACGACAGATGGCGTCTGCTTCGTGGCCGTCAGGaggtcaggtagtcagctgattaCGGAGGGACGCCAGTGTGTTCCTGAAGTTGAACTGATTCCTCGTGACCGGCCCTTCATCTGTGCTCCATCTTCCAAGCTGGACACTGGTGTCTACCCGACCTGCTGCAACTGGGACTTCTGCAACAAGGAGCCAAACATCGGCCCTCCGA cCCCACCCACCAAAAGCACACCCCCAATGGGCCCCGTGGCCCTTGCAGCTGTCATTGCTTGCCCAGTATGCGTGCTCTGCCTGCTGCTGGTCTTGGCATTCTACATTTGCCACCATAGAGGTCTGGGGGCTGGAGGAGCTGGAGCCCTCCACCATCGTGTGCCCAATGAGGAGGACCCCTCCATGGACCACCCCTTTATCACTGTTGGAACAACGCTGAAAGACCTCATCTACGACATGACCACCTCAGGCTCTGGATCAG GGCTACCCCTGCTGGTTCAGAGGACCATAGCCAGAACCATCATCCTCCAGGAGAGCATCGGGAAGGGGCGCTTTGGGGAAGTGTGGCGTGGAAAATGGCGCGGTGAGGAGGTTGCAGTGAAGATTTTCTCCTCCAGAGAAGAGCGGTCCTGGTTTCGTGAGGCCGAGATCTACCAGACGGTGATGCTGAGGCATGAGAACATCCTGGGCTTCATTGCTGCTGACAACAAAG ATAATGGGACCTGGACTCAGCTGTGGCTGGTGTCTGACTACCACGAACACGGCTCCCTGTTCGACTACCTGAACCGCTACACCGTCACCGTGGAGGGGATGATCAAGCTGTCCCTGTCCACCGCCAGCGGCCTGGCCCACCTCCACATGGAGATCGTTGGAACACAAG GTAAACCAGCGATTGCACACAGAGACCTGAAGTCAAAGAACATCCTGGTGAAGAAGAACGGGACCTGCTGCATTGCAGACCTGGGCCTTGCGGTGCGACACGACTCCGCCACCGACACCATCGACATCGCTCCCAACCACAGAGTGGGAACCAAACG GTACATGGCTCCAGAGGTCCTAGACGACTCCATCAACATGAAGCACTTTGAGTCGTTCAAGCGAGCTGACATTTACGCCATGGGCCTGGTGTTCTGGGAGATCGCCAGCCGCTGCTCTGTGGGAG GCATTCACGAGGACTACCAGCTGCCCTACTACGACCTGGTCCAGTCAGATCCTTCAGTAGAGGAGATGAGGAAGGTGGTGTGTGAGCAGAAGCTTCGGCCGAACATTCCCAACCGCTGGCAGAGCTGCGAG GCGCTGCGGGTGATGGCAAAGATCATGAGGGAGTGTTGGTACGCCAACGGTGCTGCTCGCCTCACGGCTCTACGAATCAAGAAGACTTTgtctcagctcagccagcaggagGGAATCAAGCTGTAG